The genomic DNA tcatttgttaCTATCTATTCAAGCACCCGGAAAACTCACAAAAtgttttttgtttgaaacactTCATGGGAGGTAATTTGACAGAGAGGGAGTTGGAGATGCTTTTGGGGATCCTGTGGACACAGTGCCAGGAATGTTCATGCTTGAGGTTTTATTTCTTCCTCAGTTTATGTTTATACATATTGCTTTGGGCTTTAAGATCACATTATGGATGGTTTTCACATTGGTTTTGAGTTGGGATTGTCAAGTTTGGAGAAAGAAGGCATACAAGAACATGGCCGAAGCTAAGATGCAATTGGATCGGTTGAATTTTTTAATTGTCATGTTCTCTCCTACAGTGATGACCCCAAATGCCGTAGCTCTTGTTGAATACATCCTGAGGTTATTGGTGTAGTTGTAAACTGGGATATGGTGTTCAGAATCAATTCATTAGCATAGGTTTGTATGAAATTACAGAATCACATAGCTTCCTTGGAAATCCATTGAGGAGTGAAAATGCAGGCATCACATTCAATGGTGAAATTCAGAGGGAGATGAGCTGTTTTTTCTCTGAATGTCTCCACCATTGTTAACAGTGTAGCTAGGTTTAATCTAACTCTATTTTTTGGATCAGTTGTACTACTAGAACTGAGATCTTATTACTGTTGATCCATTCAGTTCTgattccttatttatttattgttagtCTGATTTGTCAAGAACTAATCTATTTGCAGAGCTATGAATATATATATCGAGTCACAAATCATTATTTTAGCTAAGGATATATAAAAAGATCATGAACAGggtagtatatatatatatatatatttatatatatgattaATCTCCAGGTATACCCAGACAAATACAAAGAATACCAAAAAGAGAGTCTTAAAACTTTAGCTATGGCATAGCCACAACAAAGCAAAAGACTCACACTTTATTTGAGGGTTCACCTTTGAaacatggccatcagcagaatcCTCAAGACAAAGTCAAACAACAGATGGGAATAACCACTTTAACAGTCAAAAACAATAATGAGATAGGTCTTGACATTCCCGTATAATGTGATTAGATATGTAAGTAGGGATGCCCATCCAATAATTTGAAATTCTAAGAGAGGACCCTTTCTTTGCTTACGTATTTGTTACTGGGTTACATTTTCTTTAAAGCAAAGAGAGATCTTCCAAGAAATGGATGAGAGGAACGGCTTAAAGAAGAACCATTGCTGCAAAATCGTATGGGGGAGATCATTAATTTTAATCCTAACAAATGACATTAGCAAACGATGATGCTAAATAAACAACCATAATCATTTAAGCAGAGTAGGGGCAACAATCTGTTCCGATTTGCACTCAAAACACCAGAAACCCACGGAGAGAAGGGGTTTTGCAATGCGTCTATAATATAAGAGTTGGAAAtttgatgctagaaacatccaTGTAGATGGCCAGAGACGGAGGAACTCAGTAGCAAAGCGGGAAGAGAGAACAACCTGAGAGATGAATTGAAGAGGCACCATCCATCCCTAGGGCAGGGGAGAGTCTCAGATGGAGGCACGCCACCCTGTGAGAGGTTTTTTAAATCCTACCCTTCTTCTGAGTAATCATGAATTTTCAATCATTCATAATATTTCAAATATTGTGatcttatttgtttatttttacaTATTGTTGGGACTTTGGGGCAGTGTTGTTATAAATTGGACTGGCAAAGGCAATGGCTAAAACCCAATCCTATCAAGAGAAAGGCTCTGTTAATCGTTATTTGTAATTTGGTCAATTCTGATTAGGTTGGAGTTCACAATGTGAGAAAGAACTTGGGATCAACTGGTCCACAAAGTTTGGACCTTTTCAACTTGCCCGGTTATAAATTGTAGGGAAAATTACTTAGACACCCCTTATACTATATATGACCAGATTGTTTGAGACactaaaactttgaaaatattACTTGAAGCCCCATGAAACCTGACGAAGTTAGTCTGTTAGTAATGGCTGAATGAACATATCATTTTACACTTATGAGTTGTTAAACTAAAACTAGGGAAGTTAAAATGACCAACTTACCCTTATGTGTATTAACCTtaaaaaacccaaatcaattACAGTAGCGGGTAAAGGGATTCCCATATCACCCATCTTCCATCTTAATTCCTTCACTACCATATTAGAAACTATAGCATATTTAGCTCTAAAGTTTTGCAGGTTAGGTTTGATTTGGGTTGTAGAGGAAAAGTAACAAGCTCCTCCCTTTCATTCCAAAACCTTCTTCagtctctctccttccttctcatACATGAAACTATGGCATATTCAGCTCTGATTAGCTGTTGTGGGCGGCCGAATCTGAATTTAGGGATTTAATACTCTATGTTCTATTGATGTCTGTGATTGGTTCTTATTGGAATCAATAGAGTATGATGTGGCGATGCTTCGTCTGAAATCTTGGGCAAAATCGATCAAAGTGGAAGGAGTTATCTCCATCACTAGGTGTTTAGAGGTTGTAGACAACCTCAATGAGAGATGAAAGGGAAAGCATCTTTccttatttcaattaatgagTATAAAGGTCTATTGAGGGCATTTAAGATTTTCTCTACTCATCACGACATCATCACTAAATGGTGATTGACTAACGGACAAAGGCTAGTTGTAATAAATCTTAAATGCAAGAGTGGttcaagtaaaattttcaaacttttgtGTATCAGACAAATTGACCAAataatttttcctaaatttaACTAACCTCTTCCTTTACATCCTCAAGTCCCTAGTTTTGCTCTTTTCATATATTCATGTGGGTCTGGACCTGTCATGTAGCCCAAAATCCCATATGCTTAACAAGCAAATACTCTCGAATACCACACCTGACAGTAAATTCATGAGAGTAACAACGAAGAAGGGAAGTGTCAAACCTACAATATGgtcagagttgaaggaacaTAGAATATTGCGCATGTCTTCTATCGATATTTGTCTAATCTATACTCTTTTTCCAAGCCTTTGGATCCCTCCTTTTTTGGAGTCTCTCTTTCCTAGAATCCTCTCGGAGGATTGTGCTAGTTCTTTGTGTTCAATCCCAGACATGTTAGAGATTAAAAGGATAGTTTTCTCTCTTGGGTCTAACAAGGCTCCGGGAATTGATGGATTCCAAGCTTGTTTCTTCCAGAGATATTGGGATCTTGTTGGTAATGATGTCTGCCAAtttgttcataattttttcACTAACTTCTCTCTTCTGTTTGGGATTAATCATACGTTGATCTGTCTTATCCTAAAGTTGGAAAACTCCTCTCGAGTTGAAGAGTTTCGCCCAATCAGTCTTTGTAATGTATCTTATAAAATTATTGCCAAACTTTTGGCTAATCGTCTTAAGGGCCATCTATCTTCCTTTATTCCTCCTTCTCAAGCAGCAATTTCTGCCTGGTAGACAAATTTCGGACGACATTGTTATTGCCTAGGAGATTTTTCATtatctgaaaaagaaaaaaagagattgtGGCTATTAAAATTGATATGGCCAAAGCGTATGATAGAATTATATGGGGTCTCATCAAGGCTGTTTTTGAATTCCTCGGTTTCGGAAGGGTCTGGTGTGACTTAATTTATTATCTAATGTCTTCGGCCTCATATTCTGTTAAATTGGAGGGCTCTTCATTTGATATCATTGAACCTTCTAGTGGAATCAGGTAGCGTTGCCCGTTCAGCCCTTACTTGTTTATTTGTGCAATGGAAGTTCTTTCTCGTCTTCTTGCAGCTTATAGAGAGCTTGATTTATTCAAAGGAATCAAAATTGCTTGTGGAGTTCTTGAGATCTCCCACCTTCTGTTTGTAGatgatctttttattttctgccGTGCTACCTCGGATGATCTTTTAACAATTAAAGCGATGTTTGATTGGTTTTCTAATCTATCAGGTCAACAGGTTAATTTTTCCAAACGTGATTTATTTTTCAGTAGCAATGTCTCTAGCTCTGATAAAACTTGACTTTGTTCTCTCCTTGGTATCAAGGAAATAAGTAAGGATTCTGTTTATTTGGGTACGAATCTCCTTCTTCCTCGATCTCATGTGTCGGGCTTTCGAGATATTGTTAACAAAGTGGACAAAAGATTGTCCACTTGGAAATCAAATATTCCCTCTTTCGCTGGTAGAGAGATTTTGATCCAGTCTATTCTTTGTTCAATCCCTAACTATATAATGTCTTGCTTAGATCTTCCTAAAAAAACCTGTCAAAATATTGACTCTATCTATTGTCGTTTTTGGAGTGGATCAACTTCTTCTTTCAAGAAATTTCATCTTATCTCTAGGAAAATAATTTGTTCTCCTACTTTTTCTGGTGGACTGGGTTTGAGAGATGCTCATACCCAAAATAAGGCTTTCCTTTTTAAGTTGGGTTGGCGGCTGCTTAAGGAGAATTCCACCCCCTGGGCTCAGATTATTAAGGCGAAATATTTTCCACACGTTTCCCTCTTTGCCACCAATACTTTGAACAAGAGAGGGCCTACATTTGGAATAGCATTGCTTTAGTCATCCCATCCTCCAAAAAATTGTTTCATTAAGTTGGGTTCTGGTCTACTGGCTTATTTCTGGTTTGACCCTTGGATACCGTCTATTCCGTATCAACAAATCCCTGTTAATTTGCCTCTACCAAGTCCAATTTTTTCTGTTAGTTAATTGATTGTTAATAACTTGTGGAATGTGGCTTACTAATCTAACTTTGTGTCCCCCTGTTATTGATGAAATTCTCAAGATCCCTATTTCCACTCAACAAGATATGCGGTGGTGTAATCTATCTAAAAATGGTTCAATCTCTACCCGAGGTGTAGAAAAATTTCTTCTGCACAAACAGGATCAAGGTGATGGTATTTCATCTGCTCCTTTCCCGTTGAATTGGTGGAAGTTTATTTGGAAACTTTGCATTCATCCGaaattcaatatatttttttggcaaACCTTGTTGAATGGAATTCCGGACAAAGAAAAATTAGGCAAATGGAATCCTATTGATACTACTTGCTTGTTTTGCGGTAAAGCTAATGAATTTGTCtctcaccttttctttttttgtaacttTGTTGACAAAATTTGGGCTAATGACCCTCTTGGTTTGAGACCTAAATGTCTtaatttgcatagttttttgGATGTGGTCAAACACCTCTTCCTCCATGCAAACCTTTTAAATTTGGATCGTCATTGGTGTTTCAGCGGTGTAGTTGTAACAGTTTACTTCACATGGATGCACAGAAATAGTATTCTTGCTAAAAAATCCAACCCTAATCCTGAAGTTATTGCATTAATcgttggattttttatttgaaattattTCAAACTACTGAGTCCTTTTATTTTGTGCACTCACTTATAAATGACCTGCAGACATCCTAGGAAGATAACCACCTCCCCCTTTTTTGAACTATCGAATAATAGTTTGTATTGGTGTTACTAATGGTCTGGAAAAAACTTCGGGTTGGGcttttggtattatttttcaagaaaaattcCAGGTTTTAAATGTAGGAACTTCTACTACTACTTCCTCTGTGAAGATAGAAGCTTTTTTCATCCTTCAGGGTCTAAGATTGGCGCCTTGACGGCATCTAAGGGATGGACAATTTGTGAAGTATGGTTCTCATGCAAGGATTTACCTCAGCTTATTCCACAGCCTTCTAACGTTTCTTAGCTGTTTCTTTCGGTCTCTATCTTTTGGGAGATCTTTTCTAAATTCAATTCTATCCCCTATGTGTATAAATGTAAAGACTTTAGTCATACTATGTTATGTTTAGTGGACTTGGCTAATAGTGTTAGGATAGGATCTTTACTTCTTTACATCCTTTTTATTCTAAATATCTCGATGTATAATCTGTTTTCGTTTAATATATTATctgattttcattaaaaaaaaaagtgtcaggTTTTAAATACAGGAATGGTCTTTGCCGATTTGGCTCAGATCGATTGTCCCAAGAATCCTAATATCGTTGTTTGATCTGAAAAACAATCTATCCAGGGAATCTTGATAGAATATTTCAATTTGAAACGATATAAATTGGCCGATTTATTTTTAAAACTCAACGTATGGTTGAAAGCACATCACAATAATAAAAACTAGAGGAAGGTGGGCGAGAATCTTTTGCCCATACGTAACCTataaataggggtgtcaatctgttagttcggtttggtttcggttgggttgaatcggtttcagtctaggaatgagggagaccaaaatcaatctgttaaggaacttcggtttttggtcggtttcgatttcaatccggtttgatttcggtttttcaatatcgggttaataccgatttagatcggtttattattgagcttgaaccataatgaaatcttacattcataatttATAGTGACAACATTTGACCCAAAAAAACTCTAAATTTAtgttaaatcatggtttatcgttgtatgggaaagataactaatattgaaaccaatggataacaaattactaagaagaatattaatattgaaatcacaaaatgaaccctattatccaatcattcatttaactatccaactagttttgtataatgaacaaggaaatcaatggaagcattattacaattttcaaatcaatttctctatttataacctaatattcaatgatttgtaaaaattccccttacaataaagatttttctcactaatattgtaaaaaatgggtAGTCAGTtcatcaatttataatctcataatcatttatttttttattggtttcattcggtttggtattggtttggttattggtcagtTCGGATTGGATCAATTTTCAGCCCGTCCCAACATATtttagtccaaaaccaatccaataaagatcggtttggttcgattcagTTTTATCAGTTGGTTTCGATCGATTTTATCGATTCggactaggttttgacacccctacctataAACATGGTAAACTGttaagaaaagggggaaaaaatttaTGAGATATGTTGGACGAATCCAAATCAGGTACtcatacgagaatgattctccacacttggactccacttaatctctcttattttaattggtttttattttcattagagTTTAAGTGTaatccaaaaccaataaaaattaAGAGATACTTTTTCCCCGCACTcttatctcaaattttttttttttttaagtttattctctctcttaattttcattaatattttattttaaactcACTTAAAACCAGTCTCCACCATACCAAtacaaaacaatcaaataaaaaaattttactcATCCATAGAGGACGGTTCAGCCACCATCCTAGGGTTTACAAATTCCTGTAGGATTTTAGTACCGATCCAATTGATCGATATCTGATTGGATCGAATCAGTGTCTTATTGGATCAATATTGATGTTGCATCAcatcaaaggagagagagagagagagttttgtaTAAGTATTGATGgaatcaattaattaaaataaaaaataaaaatagaaaaaagtttatgtatatatataaagaaataatGTATAACATTTAAGTCAAGCAGAGAGATAAGAGGCATTTAAGTAGCAAGCGAGAGATAGAAAATGATAACAACTTTGTAGATAATCTCGGTAATTATCTTTAGTGGATTACATGTGTCAGCAAAAGGAACGTATGAAAACCCAAGACCAGGTTCTTCGTAGTTATTTAGTGGATTCGTGAAAAGTTTCGCTGCCTCATTcgtattcttctttcttctttacaaCAAGTAGACGAATGGAGAGAGTGGAGAGAGGGGCGAGAGAGGAATCATCTGTTAGATCATCATGGTGGTCGAAGCTTCCAATGGATTTGGTGGTGACAATCAGTGAACGGCTTGATCTTTACGCGGATTACATTCGATTGAGGTCGGTATGCAAGTCATGGTACTCCTTCCTCCCTAAGAAGTCCTACCACCCATCCCATAActtccccctcttgattttacATTATCATGAGAAAAATTGCAGCAACTACCATAACGGCATATTCGGGTTAGCAAAGAATAATAAGCTTCATTTCCTTCGCAACCTTCCAGACCAGTCTCTTCACAACCATAGGTGTAAGGGTTCCTCCCATGGTTGGCTGGTTATGTCTAGATCCCCAAAACAACCCATATACCTTTACAACCCTTTCACCAATGCCAAGCTCACCCTTCCACCCATCCACGTATTTCGTTTACAAAAGGTTATCTTATCATCAACTCCTCCTGCTGATCTTATTGTTGCCGTCGCCCTCCATGGCTATGAGGGAAAGCTTATTTTTGCTAGACTTGGAGAGGAAGCATGGACTGGTTTAAAACCTGAATCTGATGAATTTCGTGGTTTCAAGGATGTCTTATTCCATGGGAACAAACTTTATGCTGTACAATCAGATCTGAAGGTTTATGTCTTCCACATTGGCGTCGACTTGCatattgattcttcttcttgctctATTCTCCAACCACAACCTGAATTCGAAGATGAATACCTCAAGCCTAATTATAGGTTCAAATATCCCATAGTGCCGTATTTGGTGGAGTCATCATCTAACGATGTGTTGATGGTTGTTCGGGTAATAGAACGTAATGAAATTTTTGTTGAGTTTATGCCGAATTGCTGTATAACAGAATTTAAAAGAACAACAATTCGGTTCATGGTTTTCAAGTGGGAAGGAAAAAGATGGATGCATGTTAAGAGCTTAGGTGAAGATATTTTGTTTGTGGGACTGCCTTCTTCTTTATCCATTTCTTCTCGTGATTTTCCCGATGATTGCAGAGAAAATTACATTTACTTAATCGATGTCTATCGTGCGTATCCCCAAACGGAATCTCATTTTGATAAATGCATATTCAGTTTAAAAGATGATGATTGCATTGAAGATTCGTTATTGTTGTTGGAGGATGAAGATTCCTGGGTTGCAGAATTTCGTCATCCACCTGCTTGGTTTACATACATCCAGCCCGAAGCCCCAAACAAAGAAGGATCCCGGATGTAGTACCTAGTGAATCACTAATCAAAAAGTATGTTCTGAATAGAGTGAGTTGCAAAAGATTTGACTATTATGTCGCTTCTTCTTCCATAATAAAATGTTACAATGCAATTTTTTGGTTTAATAATCTCTCATTTCACATCATAGATTCTTTGTGGTTTTGGAGCTTTCAAGCTTTTCTTTCAGGTTTCTTGGGCTAATTtgaacaaatatatatatatgagaaaaggttgggtatgccgtcgatatcaatatgctagcatccattgtgtctatctctctcttccctttttctgaaatgatcctcatatccttcctgaatgatactacATCATGTGTTcttattggtgctatccgctagcatacttgatatcagcAGCATACATATTATAACAAAAAGTGTacatatatgggaaaaagactGGAAATGCTAGCAGCAGGCATTGGAATCTTGCATGCTAGCGTTTAATAACCGTGGGATACAATAGTTTGAATCTCTGCCATTCGTTGCCGCAACCATTGCATCGTTCATCCTCTATCATCCTCTACTACCAATGTGCAGTACCCTatcccccctctccctctcctactCTCTTTCCACTTCATCTCTGGTCAAACTGTGCAAAAGGGATAAAAAGAGTCGAGGATGAAGCACTCCCTGAAGCTGCTGTTTTTTCGCTTTTAAACTTGGGATCAATGGCTTTGCATATGTGACAGAGTAAGAGAGAGACCAGAATCATTGCAAAGGCGGAACCCAAAATGTTTCACCCCTCTTTCTCTTCAGAGGTGATAGATAGCAAATGGTTATGACCATGGGGATTTTGAGGCAAGTGGAATGACATCCTACAATAAGAAAATCACCTGTTTTCATGCTATCCCTCCCCAATTTTCTAAACTGATCTAGGGGTTCACACACCTTTTCCTTTTAGAAGTGTTATcgaattttaatttaaattaaatcatcaacaagaaAAATTGAATGTGTCTGGTTCATCGGGAAGAGACAGAAGAAATTTATTCAAGAAGTTTAAATAGGGCATGTTGCTTTACTATCATTCTCCTATTTAGATTCTTGGAAGGATCAAAGAAGTCAAACACAACACAATACACGTTCATTGCGGAGGTGTTGCCAGTGCCGTACCTCCATAACCAGGAGGGAAAACAGTTGAAAGCTGCTGTTAAAAGGATGCCTATCCCTCGTATTGAACTATCTGAATTATTTTCGGCTCCCCCCTCCTACAAGGTACATCTCCATTGACAAGTCGAGTCTACTATTGTGTTACGTTTTTTATTAATCAAATCAATGCTCATCATTGCTATAATTGGAACCTACATTATTTCTAGTGGGATatacaaaatcaaaattcatATTCTAAATGCTATGGTCTCTAATGCCCATAGAGAGCACAACTAGGGGGCTAACGCGCTTGCCAAAGAAGCATCTAATAATCAAGTCTCAACGAGATTCAATGATAGCTGATGGGTTTTCGTTGTGAGAGTTGCAGCGGCGAAAGAGGTACGGGTTGAAAATTTGGATCCTTGCCCCTCCATATAATAAGCCAGTAGCATGCCTATCCCTCATATGTATATTTTACATTCAGCCTGCTTGTttatagattttatttattgattaaaaaaattctctattCATGGGTTTTCTAGCATGAGGTCATCCCATGTAGAATACTACGATATATTTTACAAGTATTTGTTTCATCTGAGAGTTTCAATATGAGGAAGGATTATCTCTTTGGTGGGGACTGTCTGTACTTTCATGGGCCTAATTCCAGTCTTTCAGTACCATGAACAACTTCATAAAGCATATTGAAGAGATAATACGCAAAGAGGAATAATTTTTATCTATCAATGCTTCAACATTTTTGTAATAGGGTATACTTCAACTTCATAAAGCTTTTCGATTCAGTTTCTTCTCTAAGTATTAAATGGCTAATCAAGCACAAGTAAAGAGTATGCATGGCCTAATTAACATTATTTATAGATAGGTAGAGAGTTTGATGGTAGTCTTTTTCCTTCAAAGTTATTGCAGGAGGCCTCTGAGAGAAAGATCAGGTTCACATCTAATCAATCATTCACCAAAAGACTTTCTTGAGAAGATTGAAGACATCGTCACAGAAATGGGACTTCGAATCCAGCAAAGAAATGGAAAGGTTTGTAAACTAGTTATAGGTTCATTTTGGGATTTTGTTGGCTCCGATGATTGATCACTTGAGTCTTATAGAATTCCAATTCAGAAGAAAAAACTACTTATTAAGCTTCCACCTTCAGGACATTGTTAATCCAagaaactcaattcatctttctGAATTTCATTCAGCGGGTTACTTTGGTGCGTATTTATTTATGGACATACTTTCCTTCTGATTTGCAGCTGAAGGTGATGCAGGAGAACAAAGGTCATAGGAGACCCGGTAGCCTTTCAGTGGCGgcagaggtaaaagaaaccTTGACAGATTTGAGAAGTAGATGATTGAACATATATGTTGGAGGAATGAA from Macadamia integrifolia cultivar HAES 741 unplaced genomic scaffold, SCU_Mint_v3 scaffold3303, whole genome shotgun sequence includes the following:
- the LOC122067986 gene encoding F-box protein SKIP23-like — protein: MERVERGAREESSVRSSWWSKLPMDLVVTISERLDLYADYIRLRSVCKSWYSFLPKKSYHPSHNFPLLILHYHEKNCSNYHNGIFGLAKNNKLHFLRNLPDQSLHNHRCKGSSHGWLVMSRSPKQPIYLYNPFTNAKLTLPPIHVFRLQKVILSSTPPADLIVAVALHGYEGKLIFARLGEEAWTGLKPESDEFRGFKDVLFHGNKLYAVQSDLKVYVFHIGVDLHIDSSSCSILQPQPEFEDEYLKPNYRFKYPIVPYLVESSSNDVLMVVRVIERNEIFVEFMPNCCITEFKRTTIRFMVFKWEGKRWMHVKSLGEDILFVGLPSSLSISSRDFPDDCRENYIYLIDVYRAYPQTESHFDKCIFSLKDDDCIEDSLLLLEDEDSWVAEFRHPPAWFTYIQPEAPNKEGSRM